TTtcgtattttgttaaaattcaaatttaaaaataaagcaACCTGATTTAAACCCTACCGCTCTGTGGATACaccattattaaaatttattacaattcaAATCTGGTACCCATTCTAATATTGTACAATATGAACCTTAATATTTATTGTTATAATTGCACAACTATAACAGTGTCTAACAATTAACTACAAATGTACTAAATAACAATAAATGCTTAACAATTCTTGCACAATTAAcatataaaatatgtaaaattcACAATTAGTCTtatatttaaaacaaattattgaaaattaaaaattagagAAAAAATCTTATTGTAtctaacaaaatattaaaatgagATGCATAGAATCACTGTTGCTTATGAGAAATTATTACATCAAATTACGATAATtggataaaaaatataaaataggaTATAATTACAGAGTAAAAGATAGAAAACCTTGAATATTCGCTAAATGTTTTATATCTCTAATAAAAGGAACATCATTATATCCAATACAAAGAAAATACGattcataatttataattacacATGCAATTGAATATCTTATAATTTTCTATGTAAATACAAACGAATTTATCGATACGAAGCATTTGTACATTGCATATTCCCTTCCAAAAGAACTGTTAATTTTATAGCATTAAAAATTGGAGGCAACATCACAAGacacaataaaaatgaaaaaacttAGTCAATATTCATTTGAAACAAACATACGATATAGATACAGGTATATTACTATCGATAAAACTACAAAAAACGACTAATACTTATGAACAAAACAACGAAGAAAGGagaatattttttcttttcatgCTCTTCTCCCCCTTGTTACGGCCATTTTTCTAACCCCCTCCTCTACGATGCAACTGGGGCCCCAGACCCCATGGCACACCTTTTGCGTTCTACTCACCAGAATGTTGATTTTCGTGTGAATCTTCAGGCCTAAAAATCTCTTGGTACCTTCCTCGCCGAACACGTCTATGTATATTCTTTCGCACTGACCGCAAAGTCGACAAATTTGCGCCTCTCCCTCCCCTAGCTCCATTTTTGTTTACGTTGAAGGCTGCCTGAATACGCTTTCGACTACTTGATCCACTCTGCAAATTCTGCTGTGCAACTGGTGCTGGAGTGTATTTTCTGGCCGATCCCCGAGCACCAGCTACCCGTTCCAGCGATACCACGTTTTTCGGGCTCCACTGCTTTCCGGCGAAATAAACATAAAGGATAAACAAAAGACAAAACTCTAACGTTAGCGTTACTACTTGCTCGCTGGCCTGGCACGGGGATGCAGCCGCGTTCGGGCCAGACCAGCACACATTCACTCTCCCTCCCTCCAGCCCCTTCCCCGATGCTGTACGAATTTCGACCAATCGGTAACTTCCTTTTCGCATTACGCATTTGTTGCGTTCGTGATTGGTTGTCGTCGCGCGCCTTGCACAAAGCATTGTATATGGATGTGTTGTAGATCGACAATAGTACAGAAAATGTATATTTACTCGTGGGgtatccttaattttttaaatctacAACATTATACGTTATACATGACTTTACAAATTACCTCGGAAACTACAAACAATTTGGTTTTATTTTACTCGTTTAAATTACCGTTAATTAATAATGTCTATTAAGTTGGTACGAtgagaatattttatatttgttaataCACGAATTTGTAATTACAAAATCACGTATTATctttattttgataattttgtccctttttaattttcattacgTATAGTATATTGTGTCGATTAATTTgccattttcttttcttttgaatGAAAATTGCAAGCAGAACAACTGTGGCGCGTTAAGGATGACTAAGTAGCAACGAATAGATTTACGAACACGTACTAAACGCATATAGAGTAAGACAGAGTAGAAGGAATGTGaagaaaaataatacaatttacaTTATTATTACCTACGCGTAAAGAAATGTATCGATTAATGTGATTAATGTATTATTCGCCAATGGGAAGAAACAAAGTGATATTTGTTATACATGCTGTTGCACAAAAATTATAGTCCATCAAACTTCAGCAGTCTGTTGAATTGTATTTTGGGTTATGTCACCGAGAAATTAACTGTTTTCAGAAACCTTCATAACTATCTTCAACACCGACTGTAATTAATGTTGAAAACGTGTATTCGCTTTCTCATGTATACAAAATTTCGCGCTAAATAACAGAAAATACACAAGATGCGTGAATGTTTATAGAATAAGATTATAAACATTTCTTCATATAATCTTCAATATTTTCGAACAATATACTTACagagtttattttattattatcattttttgTTCAAATTCGTGTCGTACATATACAAAAAGTGAAGTCTGTTAAAACTTCATTAAGTGAAATTATTTAATCGCGTAACAAagttttcgttaaaaaaaaaccaTATTCGTACACTTTCTATTGTACGTTTCATGTACAGAACGAtaaaagtacgtgaaaaatgagtATGTTACATAATTCTGTAGTAATTTGTGATGTATTCCCAAAATCAAAGCGAAAGAAAACCCCATTGGGAAATAAAAATACacagaagaatacgaaaaaaaaaacattctatGAGAGCCCTTTAAAACATATTCAATTAAGGTAATACAAAATTTTAGAAGACTTAAAAGTTATATGAACGATACATATTACAAAAATTCTTTTCTGTGATTGTAGTAGTAAACGATGGGAGCAGTTACAGAAACAAAAGAAATTATTGAACAATACTAAACGAACTATTAGGAATAAAAAGAATGTCTTTTCTTCGGTGGGTACAGGATTTAATGATAGCGTGATTATTCTAAGCGACAATGAAAGTGAATCAAATAATTATGATgaacaaaatgattgtaaaagtaatgcaaataccagaaagagACCTTTGGAGCAATCGTATGAAGAGAAACAAACTGTGAATAACAGCTTATGTAGTTCAAATGAATCTACAAAACAAAAAGGAAacaaaaaaagacgaaaattaaattcAGATAACGATTCGTCTTGTCTCTTGATATCAGATACAGAGGATTCTGAAATTGCAACAGTTAGTGTAGATGGTGAAAACATaggtaaaaacaattaatctgcATTGAAACTATTATGTAACTACATTGATTTTGAGGTTTATCATAATTTGTGTTTCTTCAGCACCATCAGTATCTATGAATCAGAGTTCAGATGATATTGTTGTTGTATGGTCCTCTACAGAACAATCTTCGACCAAAAGTCAATCTGAAGAAAAACAAGTTCTAACTAATGAAAAagataatagaatttttatgaTAGACTGCAGCCCAAACCCAAAGAATCTTACTTATTTGGAATCCAATACAGCAACAACATCAAAAAAATGCGATGAGAATATTAAAGAAAAAGATCAGAATAAAAATCTCGAGTTActtttcaataaacctggattgacaTTGCCTAAAGCGCGCGATATAAGTAGAACAATAGTAATGGAAAAAACGAAATCAATTTTGAATACATTACCAAACATAAACCCTCCTACACCAGAATTACCTAGCACTTCAACAGTTAACGATGCATCGTCGATATCGCAAACTATACCTACACCATCCAACGGATTAAGAGAAATAATCATCGATGGAAATAACGTAGCAATGGCGTATGATAATCTTGATTTCTTAATTTTTTACAACTGTTTATAACTTATTGTATTACAATTATACCATTTTCTAGGCATACAATCGGCAAAGTTTTCTCGGAAGAAGGATTAAGAATAGTTATTGATTATTTCCAACAGAGAGGACATTCTGTGAAAGTATTTGTACCTCAGTATAGAAGATCAGTAACTAGACCATTACTTGAAAAATGGTATGCAGATGGGATAGTAGTTTTTACACCAAGTCGCTTTATTGCTGATAAATGGATAACTTCTTATGATGATCGGTAAGTTGTATGTTTATGATTGTTTTTGTATAATTTCTTTATTCATCTATCGCGTATCATATGGTTATTTTTGTATTGATTTCAGATATATATTACAATATGCGACTATGTGTAAAGGTATTGTGATTAGCTCGGACCAGTATAGAGATCTATATCGAGAAAACCCAGCGTGGCGCAATACAATTGTAAACCGATTGCTAGCTCCGACTTTTGTTGGAGATTATGTTATGTTTCCTGAAGATCCTTTAGGCAGATCTGGTCCTACACTTGATGAGTTTTTAAGGTTATAAATGTAAAAAGTACAACTGACTAACCATGTAAATATAAACAGTTATAAGTTTGTATAGATAAGTTCTCCTAAATTTTTGAATAAGAAAAATTCTGTGTTAAAGTACACATTATATGTAAATTTATAAACATACATTTACATATGGTGGTTATTATTTCTGAGTATACAGAAACATTTTTAACGAAACATGTTTCTTCAAAATTTCACGTATTTTAACTTCATAAAGATTACTTAATCAAATGTAAAACACAGTTTTGTGTGAAAGGGTTATAATTATCAatgtgtacaaaatttactcgaATAATTTAAACAGTTCAAAGATATGTTTACGTTATGTACACATTATTTTCAAGTTTCTTTTCTCCCATTGTTTTTCTATTTATCTTTTCTGTACGAGTAAGTGCCTGAGATATTTATAGTGTCTCGCTTGTAATAGCTACGAATACGATATTATTACATGCTTAAAATAACATACCAACATTGAGTAAATTTTTTATCCTTAAAATGATTCATGCACATTGCTAGTATACAAAAatagtttaatatttaaataataaatttttggcGTAATCACAATATTCGTTGTATAACGAATAAACAAAAACTAGGGGAATTATTAATTTACATTaatgataaaaatatataaacaaaaattatttttgtaagaGATTCTTTTGCATTGAAAAAATATCTTAATCTCTTAAGTCATACAGTGGAGTCGCGCTATATAGCTACAGACGAAATTGTAGCAAAGTAAAATTTTCAGAAATGGTATGTGAAGGGAGAAGTTCACCAGGTAACGATATAACGCGGCTCTACTGTATatgttaatttcaattattatcGTAGATATAATATTTCTAAAGCTAgatatttcttttaaaaatataaattggaaTCGATACGAATTTCTGTAAGTTCTGTACCAACTGGAAAATTGAAgatcataaaataaaaaaatacaacTCTCATCAAACAGTTTGCATTGAATTTAGATGCCCATTTAAACCTGAAATACgtaatttattagaaaaagaTTAATCATCTTTGGAGGATGTAGAATCCCATGTGGGTTTCCAACACCATTTACGAGACTTGCGAATATTATCCATGTTTTCTTGTGCTGCTTCTTGCGCTAATCGCTGCATCGGAGTTCTGTTATCTGAATTATAGGCTGAATTTGATAATACTGTCTCGTGTTGGAAAGCTGAGGTCACAGCTACAAACACAATATTTTATAATcccaataataaaaatatctgtTGCACTTTTCTATTGTTTAAAATGTATATATCAAATATCGTTAGGAAGATAATTACTTGCTTTGGCAAACAGCTTTTCCAAAACATATTGGTCGTCTTCGGTTGAAGTAGTTTGATCTCTTTCAGATCGTCCAAGACGTCGACCAATTAAATGAGAAACACGTTCTCCTTCAAACAATGCTGAAACTGCACTTTTCTCTGATTGAGAACTCTTTTTCTTTCGCTTGTGTTTATGAtgtgttttatttaatttcaatataCCTTCGTTCTTGTTGTTTGGAATTATTTCATTTCTTTGATTCGAATCTTCTGAAATTTCGACTATTTTAGATTTACTAAATGATGAACTTTGTTCGTCTTGTATTGCGTCGGTTTTAGTATCAGAATTTGTACATTTAATCATTAGTgtgattttattttctatttcattATTATTGTCAACTATATCAAGCATATTTAATACATTGTCTTGTATCTCCCCCGAGATTTTATTTTCCTCCGTGCTACCTCCACTAGTAACTTTTTGTATTTCTGAAGTACGCGTATCTTCGCTTTTCTTGCTAATGTGACTTTCAGTCTCAGTCTTCTGTTCCATCAAGCTATCTTTAGATACTTGATTATTATGTTTTAAATTATCTTGACTAGGACTGTTAATATCGTGACTTAAAGCAGATCTGTTCTTTAGAATAGTTACATTTTGCGTCATGGCCGTAGCATTTACGGCACTTTGACTTATATTTTTACTAAGCATAGCAGCTAATCTTCGCATTTTTTCGATTTTATTTGATGAAAATTTGGTAGTTGTTGGCGTTAATTTAGATTCTCGAAATAATACGTCAGATTCACTGGAATGCCCGTCAATAGGGTcattaaaattgaaaagttcaaCTAAATCGGAAGTTTTGAATAGTCTGCGTTGACGTGGATCTTCCAAAACTTTGTTCGAAAgaagtaatttaaatatttgtctGTGATATATCTAATATAAAAtcatttcataaaaattgataattacGTATCGTATATTCTGTATATCTTAATAATTAAAAGTTACCTTTTCTTCGATGGTACCAGCTGTGATAAGTCTATAAATAGTGACGCTTTTGTTTTGGCCAATTCTCCACGCTCGTTCTCTTGCTTGAGCATCGGTTGCTGGATTCCAATCTGGATCGTAAATAATTACTCGATTTGCTCCAGTTAAATTAATCCCCAACCCGCCAACGCGCGTAGTTAGCAAGAATACAAAATATGAAGGATCCTATAcaagaaatattaataaatctaCTCCAATAAGTACTCTTCTTGTTGATATATATACACTATTAAACAAACTGATCGTTTCTAACCTAACCCAACTAGCCAACGCGCGTAGTTAGCAAGAATACAAAATGTGAAGGATCCTATAcaagaaatattaataaatctaTTCCAATAAGTACTCTTTTTGTTGATATACATACACTATTAAACAAACTGATCGTTTCTAACCTAACCCAACCCGCCAACGCGCGTAGTTAGCAAGAATACAAAATGTGAAGGATCCTATAcaagaaatattaataaatctaTTCCAATAAGTACTCTTTTTGTTGATATACATACGCTATTAAACAAACTGATCGTTTCTTGTCGCTGTGTCATGGGAGTAGTTCCATCCAGTCTTAAGTATGTATATTCCTCGTTTTGCACTAAtgactctaaaatatgcatcatcTGTAAATAGATATTTGTCATTTATTACTTTCGAAGtaacataatttaaaaaattacgcgAATTAATCATTTGCTTACGTACTTGTCTTCCTTGCGTAAAAACTAGCACTCTGTGCCCTTGTTTCTTCCAAATTTTAAGAAGAGATCGAACTACCaccatttttccagaacgtttccaATAGCCAAACTTCTCTAACGATTCTTCCGTTGCGTCAATCTCCTCTTCGGAATCCTTAAATATGGACTTAATTAAGTATGATGGACGCTAGGATACATTAATAATATTCAGTTGCAACCTTACCATTTGACTCGTGTATAAAAACAAATCGGGATGGTTACATATTTTCCTGAGCGCTGATAATGCTATTAAAAGTCGAGCTCTATGCCTTCCACTTTCCATAGAAATTTTTTCGTGTAAAACAAATGAGACATCCTCGGATcttaagtaatttttatatatttgtttTTGTTCATTCGTTAAACTACAGAATAACACCTAGAATACGAGTTATTTAAAAATCACAAGATTATGGCCAACGTTTGTGAAACGGTAAATAATAACGATGACAGTTCGGACAAGTCTATTAATGTATGAAAGAATtatgaattatttattaaaaatcctaAGATAAGACAATAATACCTGTTCATTTTTTTCTGGTAGACTAACATGATGTTGAACATCGTTTTTTGTCCTCCTAAGCATGTACGGTGTAATAGCGTTTCTAAGCATCGTGGCAACCTGAAGTGCGGTAGCTTCCTGCAGAGGAGTAGCATTTGCGTATCCTCCGCGGGTTATAGGAATCGCGCAATGTTCAAGGAATGCAGGTAAAGTGCCTAACTTGCCTGGTAGAATGAAATCAAACAGAGACCACAATTCTTTCAAAGAGTTCTGCATTGGACTGCCAGTTAATAAAAGGCGATGCGGCGTCGAGAATTTTTTTACTGCCTTACTGACCTGCGAGCAGTAAAAATTTTCACTGctccaactgaattattttaatttaaaaaaatagtaaTATACCAGTTAAAAATTAGCGATACTACCTTTGCTTGTGGATTCCTTATTTTATGACCTTCGTCAAGGATCACATAATGCCACtgactggcaacaagtatgtctTCGTGTTTAAGCACACCAGAATAAGAGGTAATTAATATACCACCGTATTTCAAGGAATGTATTAAATATTCTAGATCACCTATAGAAGTACTCGTTATTAAGGTTTCAGAAACAATGGGATTGAATCTTGTAATTTATAGGATATTTTTGAAAGGTTGTTCAAAATCGCTGATTTGAACTATCGTTCAAAAATACCCTATATAGTTCTAACACACCATCGTAAGTTCCTGATTGGTGTAAAACAACTACTCTTAGAGTAGGCCACCAATCGTGAAAATGCTTCAACCACTGTTCCATTAATGTCGCTGGGCAAACGACCAAAGTTGGTCCTAATCCCCGAAAcctgttaataaaaatatattttccattaaaatgtcacgaaagtaattaaaaatcggcagattaaaaattaataattattgaaaGAAACAGTAATGGACAATGTATTTAAAAGGTTACCTTCCACCATCAGAAAGTAATTCACTACAATCCAAacccgcgagaaatgcgataattTGAACAGTTTTTCCTAATCCCATTTCATCTCCTAATAAGCCTCCCAAAGAACGACAATGCAATTCCCAGAGCCATTGCACGGATACTCTTTGGTacctaaaaatataaatttgttatattgaattaaaaaaaaaaaacacaaaacattttgtttaacattattttattaatacttgtATAATTTTTTCCATATAGATTGTGGAACTTTCAATAGATTATCTATTTTATGCAATGGTTCGTTCTTTGGATAACCACTTTCTTCCACTCGTTGTCTGTATATTTGTTCATCCCCATCATCTAAAACTAAAAAAAggataatattttattacgaaaaataatttatcaGATAATTAATGTTAACAATACTTGATGCACACCTCTTTTTGCACGAACACATTTTGTAACACACTTTCTTTTCTTGGATGATGATTCTGCTTCATCTtctaaagaatttaaaaaacatTACATTTATAGCAACTGTTTAACTAGTTACTTCAATCAATATGGACTTTTAATTTTCATATTTACCTGAATCAAATTGTTCATCACTTGGAACATACTCACTCCCAGAATCATTTACTATATCTACATACTCTGTATGATCTGTACTTTCAATTACTATCTGTCTACCAGTAtcttttggagccttacaagaaGTTAATGTATTTCTAGAATGTCTACTCTGTTTATTAAAATCATTGATTCGATTAGATGTGGTATTCTCTGTTTCACTGTTAATATTGTCATTTTCGTTTAACCCCTTGGTTTTTTCAAATTCTGCTACTAATTTTCTTTTATTGCTTTTGAGTTTTGCTTTTTTAATAGTTCCTCTACATTCCTTGGAGCTAGTATCTGATcgctttaatttttttaatggaaCTATTTCATCTCCATTACAAGGTACTTTTGAGcttgttaattttttttttaactccttTCTTTGTTTAGTAAGTTCAGCTTGTTGTCGAAGATATTTTTCAAGATTAAGCAAGTGAGTGGGTTTGTCAGATGTCCTAGAAAAGAAATATTGCTAAATTTTGTTCACATCAGCCTACATCAATTTCAATACTGTTGCATACCCCTCAGCTTTGGATGAATCAGACTGTTTTGCAATTGCTTGGAACGGTGTAATCTCCCCAGTCAGAActtgtttttctaattttgtttgattaaAACTATCTGAACTGTTATCAGCATCATTTTTATCAACATTACTTTTTTGAGATTCCTCTTTTGTTTGCAAATTTGTTTTcacaattttttcaatttccTCCGACGCTTCGCGAAGAATACTTTCCTCGCTTCTCACAGACAAAAtctaaaatcaatttttgttagagaataaaaacaaaaataaaataaataatataatatctACATGTATACGAttcaattatattaaattaaagtATCGATATCATGTTGACAGTACCATTttcgtaaatttaaaaatatccagGATAAATTGATCATAACATAAACATACGTTTTATAGTAATCTAACCTTATCTGGAAAATGTTCAACAAACTCACAGACGTGTATTTCGCTTAATTTTTCATCGTCAAGTTCTTGACTATCGTGACCTTCGATCTCCATTATAACGATGAACCGATGaccattttacaatattttattacaaaaccCAACACCCTCGAAgacgataaaaagaaaaaaaaaaaaataggaacCTGTTAAAGATTACATTTTACCAATACGTAGTGATTCGTAATCATTATTTTTACGAATAAAGTACTTAATAGTATAGAACTCGCAGTAATTATTTACTGTCACTTGCAAAACGTGAATTATGGTCAGTGTACACATGGGAATCTATTCTCGTCCATTACTACCGTGCTTTCACGAGAAAAAGGCACAGAGTGTTTACATCTTCACTTCTATTCCAGTCCACTGACTAACagctattggtcgaaaacggtgacggagatcggtgacagccaatcagcggactgcagcaagagtggggatgtaaacacgctgtgctttCTTCTCGCGGAAAGACGATACGTTTGTCGATGCCGGCAAATGGCTCATGCATGCCAAGAACATTATGAAAGCGTTAGAATCAAAATTCGTTGCTTTAATGTATTTCTTGCTAGTATCAGATGAAGAAAATGTTGGTGTTGCTCAAAATAAATATGTACATTTCATCCAACGAGACGAAACACTTGGTGAACAAAGACATGTGACGGTGCAAATTGTCACTGATCCGATGCAGGATGCAAGTCTGTCAGAGGGAGCTAGGCTCCGACGACCcggatacctctaaaaatgaatTAGGTTCGTCGTATAGTGGGTCGATAAAGCTTGCTTGGCACGTGAAATAATGCACAgactttttaatataattattacattCAAAGTTTCATGTATTCTCTAATTTACAGAGTACAATTCTTTCTTATATCTTAAGAAACAATTCCGAGTTCGCTGCTACTAGCTCGGTGTTATCTGCGATGAAAAATGATTCTTCGGGAGTAACACCGATTATCAGGTCTCACCAAGAgttcaataaaattaaattaagatcAAACACTCAAGCAAAATAAACAGGTCAATTTTGTGTTAATATGAATGAGCAGAATGAACTTATTacttgtcagatcctggacgtttcagAGATACTGAATAATTTCGGTTTCAGTAGCTCTGTTTATAAGATAACAGGAGGGTGGAACGACAACGAGTCGTCAGTTAATTTAACTGTATTTAACTGTGACCATATTTCATTGATCGTTGATGATCATAAGCTGACCATCGTGTACAGAGTGTCTGACCATTTATTCGCTATTCTACTTCGAACTGTTTCTTTGCAAGATGTATTACTTTCTCCGGTATCCCCGCAACAAGTGTTCCTAATCGATACTTCGACCATTTTACacatttgaaatgaaaaattaaaacagATACGATAGAACAAGATACACGCTTCCTTCCtgaaaaaaagaaacagaaaaaatcGAAGTGAAGTTtcttttttgaaattatttaaactaAGACACGaacgattttcgtgttattaaaAACAGAGGAGATATTTAGGTACGTTGTTTCAGCTTGGACACCCTCTACAGTACCTATGATATTAATTAGGTTTGTTAAAACAAGATTTGTTATTGATTTTCGTACACGTTCAAAGATCAAGTGGATTACATAACGCTGAGCGCAACGTTCGGCTATTTTAAGGAGAAAGCGTAATTTCGCGAACAACAGGTGCTTAATGCAGGAGAAGGACAACGTCGCAAGGATGGGATGGAAAACGCGCAAGCGTTTGTTGGCTTACGTACACTCCCCACGCAACTCACTCGACATTGCCTTAAAAATCCACTGGAAATCAGAACGTCGAGCTCGAAGTTCGTAAGCCCGACAAGATAAAGTGCGACAATAATATCGGCCTGTTGATAGCGGGGGTACACGAGGGGCTCCGGGTGTTTCTCTATTATTGTAGGTGGTattatttctttctctctccgCGCGTTCCTCATTCTCCTCTAGTGATGGAATCGATCCTGTACTTACGAATTTTTATACGATGAATTCTATGTTCCCCTCGTAATCCCTCGCATTAAGATATGCTACATATACACTGCACGA
This genomic window from Colletes latitarsis isolate SP2378_abdomen chromosome 8, iyColLati1, whole genome shotgun sequence contains:
- the LOC143344522 gene encoding uncharacterized protein LOC143344522 — encoded protein: MEIEGHDSQELDDEKLSEIHVCEFVEHFPDKILSVRSEESILREASEEIEKIVKTNLQTKEESQKSNVDKNDADNSSDSFNQTKLEKQVLTGEITPFQAIAKQSDSSKAEGTSDKPTHLLNLEKYLRQQAELTKQRKELKKKLTSSKVPCNGDEIVPLKKLKRSDTSSKECRGTIKKAKLKSNKRKLVAEFEKTKGLNENDNINSETENTTSNRINDFNKQSRHSRNTLTSCKAPKDTGRQIVIESTDHTEYVDIVNDSGSEYVPSDEQFDSEDEAESSSKKRKCVTKCVRAKRVLDDGDEQIYRQRVEESGYPKNEPLHKIDNLLKVPQSIWKKLYKYQRVSVQWLWELHCRSLGGLLGDEMGLGKTVQIIAFLAGLDCSELLSDGGRFRGLGPTLVVCPATLMEQWLKHFHDWWPTLRVVVLHQSGTYDGDLEYLIHSLKYGGILITSYSGVLKHEDILVASQWHYVILDEGHKIRNPQAKVSKAVKKFSTPHRLLLTGSPMQNSLKELWSLFDFILPGKLGTLPAFLEHCAIPITRGGYANATPLQEATALQVATMLRNAITPYMLRRTKNDVQHHVSLPEKNEQVLFCSLTNEQKQIYKNYLRSEDVSFVLHEKISMESGRHRARLLIALSALRKICNHPDLFLYTSQMDSEEEIDATEESLEKFGYWKRSGKMVVVRSLLKIWKKQGHRVLVFTQGRQMMHILESLVQNEEYTYLRLDGTTPMTQRQETISLFNSDPSYFVFLLTTRVGGLGINLTGANRVIIYDPDWNPATDAQARERAWRIGQNKSVTIYRLITAGTIEEKIYHRQIFKLLLSNKVLEDPRQRRLFKTSDLVELFNFNDPIDGHSSESDVLFRESKLTPTTTKFSSNKIEKMRRLAAMLSKNISQSAVNATAMTQNVTILKNRSALSHDINSPSQDNLKHNNQVSKDSLMEQKTETESHISKKSEDTRTSEIQKVTSGGSTEENKISGEIQDNVLNMLDIVDNNNEIENKITLMIKCTNSDTKTDAIQDEQSSSFSKSKIVEISEDSNQRNEIIPNNKNEGILKLNKTHHKHKRKKKSSQSEKSAVSALFEGERVSHLIGRRLGRSERDQTTSTEDDQYVLEKLFAKATVTSAFQHETVLSNSAYNSDNRTPMQRLAQEAAQENMDNIRKSRKWCWKPTWDSTSSKDD
- the LOC143344526 gene encoding uncharacterized protein LOC143344526; translated protein: MSMLHNSVVICDVFPKSKRKKTPLGNKNTQKNTKKKTFYESPLKHIQLSSKRWEQLQKQKKLLNNTKRTIRNKKNVFSSVGTGFNDSVIILSDNESESNNYDEQNDCKSNANTRKRPLEQSYEEKQTVNNSLCSSNESTKQKGNKKRRKLNSDNDSSCLLISDTEDSEIATVSVDGENIAPSVSMNQSSDDIVVVWSSTEQSSTKSQSEEKQVLTNEKDNRIFMIDCSPNPKNLTYLESNTATTSKKCDENIKEKDQNKNLELLFNKPGLTLPKARDISRTIVMEKTKSILNTLPNINPPTPELPSTSTVNDASSISQTIPTPSNGLREIIIDGNNVAMAHTIGKVFSEEGLRIVIDYFQQRGHSVKVFVPQYRRSVTRPLLEKWYADGIVVFTPSRFIADKWITSYDDRYILQYATMCKGIVISSDQYRDLYRENPAWRNTIVNRLLAPTFVGDYVMFPEDPLGRSGPTLDEFLRL